The genomic segment GCGCCTCCTTGAGAAGCCTTTGATTGCAGTCGAAGACGGACGCATCGCTTCCATCAGCACGCGCAAGGACAACGCAGCGCCTGCGGCCTCGGATGTGCGCGACCTCGGAGATGCCCTCATCGGCCCGTCCTTCTTCGATGTACACATCCACGGCTCGGCCGGCCACGATGTGATGGAAGGAACTGAAGACGCGCTCGCGGCCATCGGCAAATTTCTCGCTTCACGCGGAACCGCCCAGTATCTCGCCACCACCGTCACGGCGCCGCTCGACAAGACACTCCGCTCGCTCGAACTCCTAGCAAAGCTCATCGCCGCAGGTCCCAAGCCCGGCCAGGCTCATCCCATCGGAATTCATCTAGAAGGCCCATTCCTGTCGCACGCGCGGCGCGGCGTTCATCCGCCCGACCTGCTGCTTGCGCCAGACATCCCCACCTTCGACCGGATGTACGAAGCCGCCGAGGGCCATGTCCGATTGCTGACGCTGGCGCCTGAACTTCCCGGCGCAATCGAGTTTGCCAGGCACGCAACGTCGAAGGGCGTGCGCGTCTCCATCGGCCACTCTGACGCGACCTCTGAGCAGACCCGCGCGGCCATCGATGCCGGAGCCGCTAGCGCAACGCACACTTATAACGCCATGCGGCCGCTCGACCACCGCGAGCCGGGCATTCTCGGCATCGTGCTCACTACCGACACGCTCTTTGCCGAACTAATCTGCGACGGAATCCACAACACGCCGGAGATGGTGAAGCTGTGGTGGCGCGCCAAGGGGCCGGAGCGCGGCATTCTCATCACCGACGCGATGTCCGCTGCGGGCATGCCTGACGGCACATATCAGCTTGGCGGCTTCGACGTGCAGGTAGCCTATGGCCGCGCCACCGCCCACGGCGCCCTTGCGGGCAGTGTGCTCACCCTCGATCGCGCGCTGGCCAACTT from the Occallatibacter riparius genome contains:
- the nagA gene encoding N-acetylglucosamine-6-phosphate deacetylase codes for the protein MQTVFTAERLWDGQRLLEKPLIAVEDGRIASISTRKDNAAPAASDVRDLGDALIGPSFFDVHIHGSAGHDVMEGTEDALAAIGKFLASRGTAQYLATTVTAPLDKTLRSLELLAKLIAAGPKPGQAHPIGIHLEGPFLSHARRGVHPPDLLLAPDIPTFDRMYEAAEGHVRLLTLAPELPGAIEFARHATSKGVRVSIGHSDATSEQTRAAIDAGAASATHTYNAMRPLDHREPGILGIVLTTDTLFAELICDGIHNTPEMVKLWWRAKGPERGILITDAMSAAGMPDGTYQLGGFDVQVAYGRATAHGALAGSVLTLDRALANFVRFTGATVDQGLRLLSSNPAAMTGFSDRAGSVHVGAPASFVAVNPSGSLVASVVDGILLH